A single genomic interval of Spinacia oleracea cultivar Varoflay chromosome 6, BTI_SOV_V1, whole genome shotgun sequence harbors:
- the LOC110785846 gene encoding chaperonin CPN60-like 2, mitochondrial: MFRAASSLIRSPASKRLVSSRIISSRNYGAKDISFGMGARAAMLQGVNEIAEAVKVTMGPKGRNVVIERNHKHPKVTKDGVTVAKSISFNDRTKNLGAELVKQVAKATNTVAGDGTTCATVLTQAILVEGCKSIAAGVNAMDLRTGINMAVDAVVSDLKSKAVMISTPEEITQVATISANGEREIGELIARAMEKVGKEGVITVSDGNTLDNELEVLEGMKLARGYISPYFITDQKTQKCELENPLVLICEKKMSDVASLLKVLELALEMSRPLLIVAEDIEGDALTLLILNKHQAGLKVCAIKAPGFGESRKANLEDLAVFTGGEVIAEERGLTLDNIKPEMLGAAKKVTISMDDTIVLTGGGDKKMIEERCEQLRTSMENSTSTFDKEKAQERLSKLSGGVAVFKVGGASEAEVGERKDRVIDALNATRAAVEEGIVPGGGVSLLYATKALENIQTKNEDQKRGVQIVQNALKAPTFTIVSNAGGEAPLVIGKLLEQNDHNFGYDASKGKYVNMVEAGIIDPVKVIRTALADAASVSSLLTTTEAVIIEHSDKSRAAQHVPDMDQMDL, from the exons ATGTTTCGTGCTGCATCTTCATTAATCAG GTCCCCTGCTTCAAAACGATTG GTGAGCAGTAGGATAATTTCCAGCAGAAATTATGGTGCAAAAGATATCAGTTTCGGTATGGGAGCTCGGGCAGCTATGCTACAAGGGGTTAATGAGATTGCTGAAGCTGTGAAGGTCACTATGGGACCAAAG GGTCGAAATGTAGTTATTGAAAGAAACCATAAACACCCTAAAGTCACAAAGGATGGTGTTACGGTTGCCAAGAGCATTAGTTTCAATGATAGAACGAAGAATCTTGGTGCAGAGCTTGTAAAACAGGTTGCGAAGGCTACAAATACTGTTGCAGGAGATG GAACAACTTGTGCTACTGTCTTAACTCAGGCAATTTTAGTGGAAGGATGCAAATCCATAGCTGCCGGTGTAAATGCTATGGATCTGCGTACTGGGATCAATATGGCAGTTGATGCTGTGGTGTCCGACCTGAAGAGCAAAGCAGTGATGATAAGTACACCAGAGGAAATCACACAG GTGGCTACTATCTCTGCCAATGGAGAGCGTGAAATTGGTGAACTTATTGCTAGAGCGATGGAAAAAGTCGGCAAAGAAGGTGTAATCACTGTTTCT GACGGAAACACATTGGATAACGAATTGGAGGTGTTGGAGGGCATGAAGCTAGCCAGGGGTTATATTTCTCCTTATTTTATTACAGATCAGAAGACCCAGAAATGT GAACTTGAGAACCCTTTGGTTCTTATCTGCGAGAAGAAAATGTCAGACGTGGCTTCCCTTCTTAAAGTGTTGGAGTTGGCTCTTGAG ATGAGTAGGCCTCTACTAATAGTTGCAGAGGATATCGAGGGTGATGCTCTCACTTTGCTAATCCTCAACAAGCATCAAGCCGGTCTTAAG GTCTGTGCCATTAAAGCTCCAGGGTTTGGCGAAAGCAGAAAAGCTAATCTAGAAGATCTTGCTGTTTTTACAGGAGGAGAG GTTATTGCAGAAGAGCGTGGGTTGACTCTGGACAATATTAAACCTGAAATGCTTGGTGCTGCGAAAAAG GTTACAATCTCTATGGATGACACCATTGTTCTAACCGGAGGTGGCGACAAGAAGATGATAGAGGAGCGCTGTGAACAG CTTAGAACTTCTATGGAGAACAGTACTTCTACCTTTGACAAAGAGAAGGCACAAGAACGGTTATCAAAGCTCTCTGGTGGTGTTGCTGTTTTCAAG GTTGGAGGTGCTAGTGAAGCTGAAGTTGGTGAGAGAAAAGATAGGGTCATTGACGCCCTAAACGCGACAAGAGCTGCTGTGGAGGAGGGTATTGTACCTG GTGGTGGAGTTTCTCTCCTTTATGCAACTAAAGCCCTGGAGAATATCCAGACCAAAAACGAAGACCAGAAAAGAGGGGTTCAAATAGTCCAGAATGCTCTAAAG GCACCTACATTCACCATTGTTTCGAATGCTGGAGGTGAAGCTCCGCTGGTAATTGGCAAGTTGTTGGAGCAGAATGACCACAATTTTGGCTATGATGCATCCAAAG GTAAATATGTCAACATGGTTGAAGCAGGAATAATAGATCCTGTTAAAGTAATCAGAACAGCTTTGGCTGATGCTGCAAG TGTTTCCTCCCTTCTGACCACAACGGAAGCTGTTATTATCGAGCATTCGGACAAAAGCAGAGCTGCACAACATGTGCCAGACATGGATCAGATGGACTTGTGA
- the LOC130462865 gene encoding uncharacterized protein, translating to MSTITNTISSNSNNTHLHHQHQHQHQHQHQNQHQHQNQHQHQNLHQHQHQHHHSRISNGTQACAACKYQRRKCASDCALAPYFPHDRQKQFLNAHRLFGVSNITKIIRNLNPPDKDIAMRTIIYQSDARAKDPVGGCYRIIRELHHQISYCKAELDLVLQQLELCKAQVYQQQHHAQLYQMATGLANQSLEATDTQVEAVEATTTPVGDLNNNNNNINNQGSEIVTTCDNDSYQQYQALMRCYYYDEADNQGNNEQQQYIPISDQQHHVQDQNDQYSWVAPPPNDDAVLASSNSSTSHGECFVMKNEYGVGECDGLEIKQQQIQIVENGVPYDDEKEYGTKFDDSSTHVDLSCCDLQGDGLKFDHQQTTELSGEVVLKEENIVLGNPEDESSFHHISEHDLRNAATLFTLTN from the exons ATGAGTACAATTACCAATACCATTAGTTCCAATAGTAACAACACCCATCttcatcatcaacatcaacatcaacatcaacatcaacatcaaaatcaacatcaacatcaaaatcaacatcaacatcaaaatctacatcaacatcaacatcaacatcatCATAGTAGGATTAGCAATGGCACCCAAGCATGCGCCGCATGCAAGTATCAACGTAGGAAATGTGCCTCTGATTGTGCGCTAGCTCCTTATTTCCCTCATGATCGCCAAAAACAATTCCTTAATGCTCATAGATTGTTTGGTGTTAGTAACATTACCAAGATTATTCGAAACCTTAACCCTCCTGATAAAGATATAGCCATGCGTACCATTATATATCAGTCTGATGCACGTGCTAAGGATCCTGTAGGCGGGTGTTACAGGATCATTAGAGAGTTACACCATCAAATCTCGTATTGTAAGGCTGAGTTAGACCTTGTCCTTCAACAACTTGAGCTTTGTAAGGCACAAGTttatcaacaacaacatcatgCTCAGTTATATCAGATGGCTACCGGCCTTGCCAATCAGTCTTTGGAGGCCACCGATACTCAGGTTGAGGCTGTAGAGGCTACTACTACTCCTGTAGGTGatcttaataataataataataatattaacaaTCAAGGCTCTGAAATAGTAACTACGTGTGATAATGATAGTTACCAACAATATCAGGCTTTGATGCGGTGTTATTATTATGATGAGGCGGATAATCAAGGGAATAATGAGCAACAACAATACATTCCTATTTCTGATCAGCAACATCATGTCCAAGATCAAAATGATCAGTATTCGTGGGTGGCGCCTCCTCCGAATGATGATGCAGTGTTAGCCTCATCAAATAGCAGTACGAGCCATGGTGAATGTTTTGTGATGAAGAATGAATATGGAGTAGGCGAATGTGATGGATTGGAGATCAAACAACAGCAGATCCAGATAGTTGAGAATGGAGTTCCTTATGATGATGAGAAAGAATATGGAACCAAGTTTGATGATTCATCTACGCATGTTGATCTCTCCTGTTGTGATCTTCAAGGGGATGGACTCAAGTTTGATCATCAACAAACAACAGAACTCAG TGGAGAGGTGGTGTTGAAGGAAGAAAACATTGTACTAGGAAATCCGGAGGATGAATCTTCGTTTCACCACATTTCTGAGCATGATTTGAGAAATGCAGCTACATTATTCACCCTTACAAACTGA